One genomic window of Mycteria americana isolate JAX WOST 10 ecotype Jacksonville Zoo and Gardens chromosome Z, USCA_MyAme_1.0, whole genome shotgun sequence includes the following:
- the NUDT12 gene encoding NAD-capped RNA hydrolase NUDT12 isoform X2 encodes MTGFEKNLHQDMISQLHNFAAVGDAASLKVLLRHSPSLINAAADNGWTALMYGARNGHLEVVQILLEEGCDRSIINKSRQTALDIATFWGYKHIANLLANVKGGQRSNFLSNEVKEYENYFGLTLLSRRSDKRTDSKWLSKKQSHPTTVYILFSNLSPLVTLGGGIEGGQQPEVKLCRLCHEDVEQCMNQTEEGTLIFLGVELQFHMNLLAACNRRVLQEDEEDGLVAWFALSVDSASAEKFKQKHADCYFLHPPMPALLQLPEKEADPVVIMQVIHPDGNHCLLGRQKKFPPGMFTCIAGFVEPGETIEDAVRREVEEEAGVKVGHVQYVSCQPWPMPSSLMIGCLAVAVSTEIKVDKNEIEDARWFTREQVVEILIKGNQRSFFLPPSQAIAHQLIKHWIGMNANL; translated from the exons ATGACAGGCTTTGAAAAGAACCTCCATCAGGACATGATTTCTCAGCTgcataattttgctgctgttggagATGCAGCCAGCCTGAAAGTGTTGCTCAGACATTCTCCGTCACTTATCAATGCAGCTGCAGATAACGGCTGGACAGCCCTGATGTATGGTGCCAGAAATGGACACCTTGAGGTTGTGCAGATTCTTCTTGAAGAAGG gTGTGACAGGTCCATCATTAATAAATCAAGACAGACAGCTCTGGACATTGCTACATTTTGGGGGTACAAGCACATAGCTAATTTGTTGGCTAATGTGAAGGGTGGGCAGAGGTCTAATTTTCTGtcaaatgaagtgaaagaatatgaaaattattttggcttGACACTTCTGAGCAGAAGGAGTGATAAAAGAACAGATTCCAAGTGGCTAAGCAAAAAACAAAGCCATCCAACTACGGTATACATCCTCTTCTCAAATCTAAGTCCTTTGGTTACTTTGGGTGGGGGAATAGAGGGTGGCCAGCAGCCAGAAGTAAAGCTTTGCAGGCTGTGCCACGAGGATGTGGAGCAGTGCATGAACCAAACTGAAGAAGGCACCTTAATTTTTCTTGGAGTTGAACTTCAGTTCCACATGAACCTGCTGGCTGCTTGCAACAGAAGAGTTTTGCAAGAAGATGAAGAGGATGGTTTAGTTGCTTGGTTTGCTCTTAGTGTAGATTCTGCTTCTGCTGAGAAATTTAAACAGAAGCATGCAGACTGTTATTTTCTTCACCCACCAATGCCAGCATTACTGCAGCTACCTGAAAAAGAAGCTG ATCCTGTTGTGATAATGCAAGTCATCCACCCAGATGGGAACCACTGCCTTTTAGGTAGGCAGAAGAAGTTTCCCCCAGGAATGTTTACCTGTATTGCTGGATTTGTAGAACCTG GCGAAACAATAGAAGATGCTGTTCGAAGAGAAGTAGAAGAGGAGGCTGGAGTCAAAGTTGGCCACGTTCAGTATGTCTCTTGTCAGCCATGGCCAATGCCTTCCTCCCTAATGATTGGCTGCTTAGCTGTTGCAGTGTCTACAGAAATTAAAGTTGACAAGAATGAAATAGAGGATGCCCGCTGGTTCACTAGAGAACAA GTCGTGGAAATTCTCATTAAAGGAAATCAGCGTTCTTTCTTTCTACCACCAAGTCAAGCTATTGCGCACCAGTTGATAAAACATTGGATTGGAATGAATGCTAATCTTTAA
- the NUDT12 gene encoding NAD-capped RNA hydrolase NUDT12 isoform X1 has translation MTGFEKNLHQDMISQLHNFAAVGDAASLKVLLRHSPSLINAAADNGWTALMYGARNGHLEVVQILLEEGCDRSIINKSRQTALDIATFWGYKHIANLLANVKGGQRSNFLSNEVKEYENYFGLTLLSRRSDKRTDSKWLSKKQSHPTTVYILFSNLSPLVTLGGGIEGGQQPEVKLCRLCHEDVEQCMNQTEEGTLIFLGVELQFHMNLLAACNRRVLQEDEEDGLVAWFALSVDSASAEKFKQKHADCYFLHPPMPALLQLPEKEAGVVAQARSVLAWHNHYRFCPTCGSATKIEEGGYKKSCLKEHCPSLQGVHNTSYPRVDPVVIMQVIHPDGNHCLLGRQKKFPPGMFTCIAGFVEPGETIEDAVRREVEEEAGVKVGHVQYVSCQPWPMPSSLMIGCLAVAVSTEIKVDKNEIEDARWFTREQVVEILIKGNQRSFFLPPSQAIAHQLIKHWIGMNANL, from the exons ATGACAGGCTTTGAAAAGAACCTCCATCAGGACATGATTTCTCAGCTgcataattttgctgctgttggagATGCAGCCAGCCTGAAAGTGTTGCTCAGACATTCTCCGTCACTTATCAATGCAGCTGCAGATAACGGCTGGACAGCCCTGATGTATGGTGCCAGAAATGGACACCTTGAGGTTGTGCAGATTCTTCTTGAAGAAGG gTGTGACAGGTCCATCATTAATAAATCAAGACAGACAGCTCTGGACATTGCTACATTTTGGGGGTACAAGCACATAGCTAATTTGTTGGCTAATGTGAAGGGTGGGCAGAGGTCTAATTTTCTGtcaaatgaagtgaaagaatatgaaaattattttggcttGACACTTCTGAGCAGAAGGAGTGATAAAAGAACAGATTCCAAGTGGCTAAGCAAAAAACAAAGCCATCCAACTACGGTATACATCCTCTTCTCAAATCTAAGTCCTTTGGTTACTTTGGGTGGGGGAATAGAGGGTGGCCAGCAGCCAGAAGTAAAGCTTTGCAGGCTGTGCCACGAGGATGTGGAGCAGTGCATGAACCAAACTGAAGAAGGCACCTTAATTTTTCTTGGAGTTGAACTTCAGTTCCACATGAACCTGCTGGCTGCTTGCAACAGAAGAGTTTTGCAAGAAGATGAAGAGGATGGTTTAGTTGCTTGGTTTGCTCTTAGTGTAGATTCTGCTTCTGCTGAGAAATTTAAACAGAAGCATGCAGACTGTTATTTTCTTCACCCACCAATGCCAGCATTACTGCAGCTACCTGAAAAAGAAGCTG GAGTAGTAGCCCAGGCTAGATCTGTTCTAGCATGGCACAACCACTACCGATTCTGCCCAACATGTGGGAGTGCAACCAAGATTGAAGAAGGGGGTTACAAGAAAAGTTGCTTAAAAGAACATTGTCCCAGTCTCCAAGGTGTTCACAACACATCATATCCAAGAGTTG ATCCTGTTGTGATAATGCAAGTCATCCACCCAGATGGGAACCACTGCCTTTTAGGTAGGCAGAAGAAGTTTCCCCCAGGAATGTTTACCTGTATTGCTGGATTTGTAGAACCTG GCGAAACAATAGAAGATGCTGTTCGAAGAGAAGTAGAAGAGGAGGCTGGAGTCAAAGTTGGCCACGTTCAGTATGTCTCTTGTCAGCCATGGCCAATGCCTTCCTCCCTAATGATTGGCTGCTTAGCTGTTGCAGTGTCTACAGAAATTAAAGTTGACAAGAATGAAATAGAGGATGCCCGCTGGTTCACTAGAGAACAA GTCGTGGAAATTCTCATTAAAGGAAATCAGCGTTCTTTCTTTCTACCACCAAGTCAAGCTATTGCGCACCAGTTGATAAAACATTGGATTGGAATGAATGCTAATCTTTAA